A region of the Aethina tumida isolate Nest 87 chromosome 3, icAetTumi1.1, whole genome shotgun sequence genome:
AGATTgtgtatgaaattaaaactacTAATACATTGACTAGATTGTCATTTGTTCAAATGCTCAAAAttcgaaatgaaattttgccaGAACAATGACACGAGAATGACGGGTGTCATTTCTTCTAGAGTCTCTCCAAATTCACCAGTGAATCTCTGTTCCCCACCAAAATGTGCTTTTAACATGTTTGAATTTTGCTTGTTCTTGCTGCTTGTTGGGATTTAAGCTATTTATATAAGGAGGAAAACGGATGGGATGGGTTTGTGTTCGAGGATAATTAACATTGTCCTATTTCTGATTGAATTCTTGTGATTGTAGGAAAATCGTGTACAACGATCTGTACGCCATTGCGCCCGAACAGTATTTCAAGCAAATTACCAACAGACTGGCTGAAATCCATGCAGTTTCAGTAAGTGTACTTTAGTCAATCAACAGAAGTTCAATTACGGGATAGTCAAATAAACCTTTGCTATAAGATTTaagtagttttaaattaacttgtgtgcttaatattttatttattttatcctttaaattctatttttgtatttcttgGTTGTAGAGCCCTGAAGATCGAGGCGTCTTGATCCAAATTTTGGAAAGCTCTTACCGTTTCACTTTAGGTTCAGTTGCGGGAGGTATGCATGtctccaatttattttttgtgcagttttgtaatttttaaaaatttcagccGTGGGTGCTACAGCAGTTTATCCCATTGATTTGGTGAAAACCCGTATGCAAAATCAGAGAACTGGCTCATTCATCGGTGAAGTGATGTACAGAAACAGCATAGATTGCTTCAGAAAAGTGATAAGACACGAAGGCATTTTTGGATTGTACAGAGGTTTGGTGCCTCAGTTGATGGGTGTAGCGCCAGAAAAAGCTATTAAATTAACGGTACGTTTTACTCATGGATAGATTTTGTCATCAACTATGTTTTTATCAGGTTAACGATTTTGTGAGGGATAAATTCTACGACAAAAACGGTAACATACCTATTTATGGAGAAATTATATCCGGTGCTTGCGTAAGTATAAATCAGAATTTAGCTCTCAGAAcctataaaacataatatttaggCGGGAGGTTCTCAAGTAGTGTTCACAAATCCAttggaaattgttaaaattcgcTTGCAAGTAGCCGGTGAAATCGCCGGAGGCGAAAAAGTCAGAGCGTGGCCAGTGGTCAAGGAATTAGGGTTGTTGGGTCTTTACAAAGGTAAATCATTAATCCATGTTCCGTCACATtggataacaaaatttgatgtttaggTGCTCGTGCATGTTTGCTGCGTGACGTGCCCTTCAGTGCGATATACTTCCCCGCATACGCGCACACGAAAGCTTCGCTGGCGGATGAAAGCGGTTACAATCATCCGTTGACGCTGCTGCTCGCCGGAGCGATAGCCGGTATTCCTGCGGCGTCGCTCGTCACGCCCGCAGACGTAATCAAAACTAGGTTGCAGGTCGTCGCCAGGGCCGGTCAAACCACATACTCAGGCGTATTGGATGCCACCCGTAAAATTTATGCCGAAGAGGGCTTCCGCGCCTTCTGGAAGGGCGCTGTAGGTCAGTAAATGTTATATTCACATAAATCTTAAACTGAaaggttaaaaataatgtttgccTTGTTGATTACAGCTCGTGTGTTCCGTTCATCACCTCAATTTGGTGTCACTCTCCTGACTTATGAAATTCTTCAGCGAATGCTTTACATCGATTTCGGTGGAACGTAAGTCTCTTGCTAagaatacttaattatttttaacccaGAGATACAAAATTCCTTCGAATTTTCTCTTAAAGGAATTTTTACACTGTTTTCAGACGATGTACTCCAAAGCAGttataactgaaaataatataattatgaaaggtactgaagaaaatatgattttaaaatgtaatatcagAAAACTGTTGTCTTGTCTTACATGTATCTTATATGTATAGTAGATCGTTGATAGAAAGCATGGCGCACATACGGATTCAGAAAACCTATATCGACCTGTAAGCAcaactgtaaaatatatttgtgtatttgttaatatttattaaacagaaatattagaaattactaatttttggaTTTTACGCAAAATTACATCAATGAAGTCATGTCAGAAGATAACCTACTCGAATATActgttgtaatattaataacagtgtttatatattatgattTCAGCTTAATGATTCATATATCTTATTTGGTATTGTATAGTAacgtaatatataatatattttaataaaattgctgaGGAAGAGGTTACTGATAAAcatatgcatatttttcaGTCGTCCAACTGGTTCCGAGCTGAAAGTGCCGTCCCTTGGAGGCGACGTTAAGTCGCACAACGTCGACCACGTGGGCGGTTTCTCGGTTTCCCTACCAATTTTCACCGGTATCGAGACGAAATTCGGCCTCTGTCTTCCCAAATTCAGCGTGCCGAAGGCGTAAACCACTCGTATttagtcaaatttttattaataggatTTTCAATTGTCGCTTGGGCCAACAAACCGCCTCCACTATTTTAAAACCGTTGTACATACTAAGGAATGGTAGGATAGGATTTTCTAATTTGTGCCGATTGTAACGTGTCATTCTGGTAAAGTTATTTAATCGTGTCGACGTTATGCACATTGCCATCTCAGGACTGTACACATGAATTTGTTGATCGGATTAACTTTAAGATATGAACGCACAGAtacgttaattattaattaacataaaggCTTGTTCGTAATTATGTGATATACACTAAGTAAAGTCGGCATATCAACTAATAACACCAAACTCGAACAATTTTATTCGTGTACAGTTTTGTGTAGAAGTTAACTGCACcaaaaattactaaacttAAGCTGTATGTAATTTTACTTGAATGAAAGGCCAACGTAAGAGTTGTCTGATTGTTAGATTGTACAGAGAAACCTTTGTTAATTTGCGACGGGAACTGTGATATCCTGTCCATGCGCATTTTTGTTTCTATCAGAAACGGAATACCTATTAATTGTCCTCTATTGACAAAGAGATTATgtgaagttatttttattatgatctATTCAAAGAATCACTGTTGACCTATTCTACTAAATAAAGTATACACAATTTaatctgtttatttatttcactttcctttttgattgaaaacattaattgGATAACCGAAGTTGCAACATATTTCAACTTCAAATCAGTGTAGCTTGCAGATTGTATGTCGCAAATTATGTCAAAGAGACAAGGAATATGTAGGAcactatttattcattttataaaaatactactatgtagtattcattattataactttttaaaatgctaaatattttgaaaataagtcttttattttacttgttttatatactatatacttttgttgtttttagctGGACACAAATATAACAAtagtaactttaattttaaaaacgatttttaacattttttataacatccTTTTTGTATTACAATTTTGACCCATCTCTGTGACATAAACTCGACAATTTTCTGTATATACGACAAGCCTATATTCTTTTAGGTCTCTCGAATTGATtgaggtatttaaatttgtaaaatttgtatgacgaatttagttttaaaagaaGG
Encoded here:
- the LOC109595761 gene encoding calcium-binding mitochondrial carrier protein Aralar1 isoform X5 → MPGSNQVLFYEGGGYLKRANETQLQEIFAKYASIEKNGEKFMTAEDFVIKFLGLFDEKDYNADSVRLLAAIVDTSKDGLISYPEFQAFEGLLCFPDALYKTAFQLFDTNGNGMVSFPEFAEVITKTELHKRIPFNMDSPFIQLYFGRQKNRLVTYSEFSQFLHDFHEEYAIEGFRKADKDGTGFISVLDFQDIMLNIKSHLLTKEVQSHLIETATGSQSGRRVSFPYFIAFNSLLNNMELVKRIYLNVTNGHRTQEVTKEQFMHSAQAMSQMTPLEVDILFQLCDVLHQTGYLYKEENGWDGKIVYNDLYAIAPEQYFKQITNRLAEIHAVSSPEDRGVLIQILESSYRFTLGSVAGAVGATAVYPIDLVKTRMQNQRTGSFIGEVMYRNSIDCFRKVIRHEGIFGLYRGLVPQLMGVAPEKAIKLTVNDFVRDKFYDKNGNIPIYGEIISGACAGGSQVVFTNPLEIVKIRLQVAGEIAGGEKVRAWPVVKELGLLGLYKGARACLLRDVPFSAIYFPAYAHTKASLADESGYNHPLTLLLAGAIAGIPAASLVTPADVIKTRLQVVARAGQTTYSGVLDATRKIYAEEGFRAFWKGAVARVFRSSPQFGVTLLTYEILQRMLYIDFGGTRPTGSELKVPSLGGDVKSHNVDHVGGFSVSLPIFTGIETKFGLCLPKFSVPKA
- the LOC109595761 gene encoding calcium-binding mitochondrial carrier protein Aralar1 isoform X2 — translated: MPGSNQVLFYEGGGYLKRANETQLQEIFAKYASIEKNGEKFMTAEDFVIKFLGLFDEKDYNADSVRLLAAIVDTSKDGLISYPEFQAFEGLLCFPDALYKTAFQLFDTNGNGMVSFPEFAEVITKTELHKRIPFNMDSPFIQLYFGRQKNRLVTYSEFSQFLHDFHEEYAIEGFRKADKDGTGFISVLDFQDIMLNIKSHLLTKEVQSHLIETATGSQSGRRVSFPYFIAFNSLLNNMELVKRIYLNVTNGHRTQEVTKEQFMHSAQAMSQMTPLEVDILFQLCDVLHQTGKIVYNDLYAIAPEQYFKQITNRLAEIHAVSSPEDRGVLIQILESSYRFTLGSVAGAVGATAVYPIDLVKTRMQNQRTGSFIGEVMYRNSIDCFRKVIRHEGIFGLYRGLVPQLMGVAPEKAIKLTVNDFVRDKFYDKNGNIPIYGEIISGACAGGSQVVFTNPLEIVKIRLQVAGEIAGGEKVRAWPVVKELGLLGLYKGARACLLRDVPFSAIYFPAYAHTKASLADESGYNHPLTLLLAGAIAGIPAASLVTPADVIKTRLQVVARAGQTTYSGVLDATRKIYAEEGFRAFWKGAVARVFRSSPQFGVTLLTYEILQRMLYIDFGGTRCTPKQL
- the LOC109595761 gene encoding calcium-binding mitochondrial carrier protein Aralar1 isoform X3, which codes for MDTLNLFRKAFCQEGGGYLKRANETQLQEIFAKYASIEKNGEKFMTAEDFVIKFLGLFDEKDYNADSVRLLAAIVDTSKDGLISYPEFQAFEGLLCFPDALYKTAFQLFDTNGNGMVSFPEFAEVITKTELHKRIPFNMDSPFIQLYFGRQKNRLVTYSEFSQFLHDFHEEYAIEGFRKADKDGTGFISVLDFQDIMLNIKSHLLTKEVQSHLIETATGSQSGRRVSFPYFIAFNSLLNNMELVKRIYLNVTNGHRTQEVTKEQFMHSAQAMSQMTPLEVDILFQLCDVLHQTGKIVYNDLYAIAPEQYFKQITNRLAEIHAVSSPEDRGVLIQILESSYRFTLGSVAGAVGATAVYPIDLVKTRMQNQRTGSFIGEVMYRNSIDCFRKVIRHEGIFGLYRGLVPQLMGVAPEKAIKLTVNDFVRDKFYDKNGNIPIYGEIISGACAGGSQVVFTNPLEIVKIRLQVAGEIAGGEKVRAWPVVKELGLLGLYKGARACLLRDVPFSAIYFPAYAHTKASLADESGYNHPLTLLLAGAIAGIPAASLVTPADVIKTRLQVVARAGQTTYSGVLDATRKIYAEEGFRAFWKGAVARVFRSSPQFGVTLLTYEILQRMLYIDFGGTRPTGSELKVPSLGGDVKSHNVDHVGGFSVSLPIFTGIETKFGLCLPKFSVPKA
- the LOC109595761 gene encoding calcium-binding mitochondrial carrier protein Aralar1 isoform X1 encodes the protein MPGSNQVLFYEGGGYLKRANETQLQEIFAKYASIEKNGEKFMTAEDFVIKFLGLFDEKDYNADSVRLLAAIVDTSKDGLISYPEFQAFEGLLCFPDALYKTAFQLFDTNGNGMVSFPEFAEVITKTELHKRIPFNMDSPFIQLYFGRQKNRLVTYSEFSQFLHDFHEEYAIEGFRKADKDGTGFISVLDFQDIMLNIKSHLLTKEVQSHLIETATGSQSGRRVSFPYFIAFNSLLNNMELVKRIYLNVTNGHRTQEVTKEQFMHSAQAMSQMTPLEVDILFQLCDVLHQTGKIVYNDLYAIAPEQYFKQITNRLAEIHAVSSPEDRGVLIQILESSYRFTLGSVAGAVGATAVYPIDLVKTRMQNQRTGSFIGEVMYRNSIDCFRKVIRHEGIFGLYRGLVPQLMGVAPEKAIKLTVNDFVRDKFYDKNGNIPIYGEIISGACAGGSQVVFTNPLEIVKIRLQVAGEIAGGEKVRAWPVVKELGLLGLYKGARACLLRDVPFSAIYFPAYAHTKASLADESGYNHPLTLLLAGAIAGIPAASLVTPADVIKTRLQVVARAGQTTYSGVLDATRKIYAEEGFRAFWKGAVARVFRSSPQFGVTLLTYEILQRMLYIDFGGTRPTGSELKVPSLGGDVKSHNVDHVGGFSVSLPIFTGIETKFGLCLPKFSVPKA